Proteins encoded in a region of the Longimicrobiaceae bacterium genome:
- a CDS encoding carboxymuconolactone decarboxylase family protein, translating into MRLDGPREALVALAAALATRDAEVVAEAVARAVREADPDAVEEVLLQSHVFVGFPDALTALALWREASGRPAPPSRGEGCEGWTRRGEQVCAEVYGANYPRLRANVVAVHPEMDRWMVEGGYGRVIGRPGLDLATRELCILALLAVWNTPRQLHSHLRGALNAGAVAEEVDAAVEVACGYVDADAAGRVRALWSEVRGRALATSRGEAG; encoded by the coding sequence GTGCGGCTCGACGGGCCCCGGGAGGCGCTGGTTGCCCTCGCCGCGGCGCTCGCCACGCGCGACGCTGAGGTAGTGGCGGAGGCGGTGGCGCGGGCGGTGCGGGAGGCGGACCCGGACGCGGTCGAGGAGGTTCTGCTCCAGTCGCACGTGTTCGTGGGCTTCCCGGACGCGCTCACCGCGCTTGCGCTCTGGCGCGAGGCGAGCGGCCGGCCCGCTCCGCCGTCGCGGGGCGAGGGGTGCGAGGGGTGGACCCGGCGCGGCGAGCAAGTCTGCGCGGAGGTGTACGGGGCCAACTACCCCAGGCTCCGCGCCAACGTCGTGGCCGTCCACCCGGAGATGGACCGCTGGATGGTGGAGGGCGGCTACGGCCGGGTGATCGGGCGCCCGGGGCTGGACCTGGCCACGCGGGAGCTGTGCATCCTGGCGCTGCTGGCGGTGTGGAACACCCCGCGCCAGCTTCATTCGCACCTGCGCGGTGCGCTGAACGCGGGCGCGGTGGCCGAGGAGGTGGACGCGGCGGTGGAGGTGGCGTGCGGCTACGTGGACGCGGACGCCGCCGGGCGCGTCCGCGCGTTGTGGAGCGAGGTGCGCGGGCGCGCGCTGGCGACGAGCAGAGGAGAGGCGGGCTGA
- a CDS encoding asparaginase: protein MREIECTVDVVRGSVTESRHRVHVAVVDAEGQLRACAGDPDQVTFIRSAAKPLQALAVEDGGALERFGISDRELALVCGSHAGSPAHTGAAESVLRKIGLDAEALACGPHAPFHEPTRRELQEAGLEPVRLHNNCSGKHAGMLALARARGWETQDYQRPEHPVQLRMLSEVSRWAGVPAEGIAVGNDGCGVVCFALPLRNMALAYARLAGAARRGERGPARVVGAMTAYPEMVAGKGRLCTELMRRTEGRVFAKVGAEGVYCVGVPGAELGVAVKVEDGSTRAVGPAILGVLRELDLISEDDYGAMYALAYPDVVNTRGEVTGQLRPNVRLRTPEA from the coding sequence ATGAGAGAGATCGAATGCACGGTGGACGTGGTCCGGGGGAGCGTGACCGAGTCGCGCCACCGGGTGCACGTGGCGGTGGTGGACGCGGAGGGGCAGCTCCGCGCCTGCGCGGGCGACCCGGATCAGGTCACCTTCATCCGCTCGGCGGCGAAGCCCCTGCAGGCCCTGGCCGTGGAGGACGGCGGAGCCCTGGAGCGGTTCGGGATCTCCGACCGGGAGCTGGCGCTGGTCTGCGGCTCGCACGCCGGCTCCCCCGCGCACACCGGCGCGGCTGAGTCCGTCCTCCGCAAGATCGGGCTGGACGCGGAGGCGCTCGCCTGCGGCCCGCACGCCCCCTTCCACGAGCCCACCCGCCGCGAGCTGCAGGAGGCGGGGCTGGAGCCGGTCCGCCTGCACAACAACTGCTCCGGGAAGCACGCGGGGATGCTGGCCCTCGCCCGCGCCCGCGGCTGGGAAACCCAGGACTACCAGCGCCCCGAACACCCGGTGCAGCTCCGCATGCTCTCGGAGGTGTCCCGCTGGGCCGGCGTCCCCGCGGAGGGCATCGCGGTGGGGAACGACGGGTGCGGGGTGGTGTGCTTCGCCCTCCCGCTCCGTAACATGGCGCTGGCGTACGCCCGCCTGGCGGGCGCCGCGCGCCGGGGGGAGCGCGGCCCCGCCCGCGTGGTGGGCGCGATGACCGCCTACCCGGAGATGGTCGCCGGCAAGGGGCGGCTCTGCACCGAGCTCATGCGCCGCACCGAGGGGAGGGTGTTCGCCAAGGTGGGGGCGGAGGGGGTCTACTGCGTCGGCGTACCCGGCGCGGAGCTGGGGGTGGCGGTCAAGGTGGAGGACGGCTCCACGCGCGCCGTAGGGCCCGCCATCCTGGGGGTGCTGCGCGAGCTGGACCTGATCTCCGAGGACGACTACGGGGCCATGTACGCGCTGGCCTACCCGGACGTGGTCAACACGCGGGGCGAGGTGACGGGGCAGCTCCGCCCCAACGTCCGGCTCCGCACGCCGGAGGCCTGA
- a CDS encoding DMT family transporter, with translation MSGRTALAAVPERPPVPPPLVLLVSVLAISWAAPLVRFAEAPSLAVAFWRLALSVVLIAGVLTARGEWGALRRLSRRDLGTAALAGVFLAGHFATWIASIGLTSVAASVVLVSTAPIFVAVLSALFLRERPGRRQWAGIGVAVAGAAWIGWGDFRGGADPLRGDLLALAGALLVAAYYVLGRRLRARIEIWPFVGVVYGCAALALLAALPLAGVPLGGYPPADWAVFAGLAVGPMLVGHTGQNWALRYLPAYVVNLSLLGEPVGATLIAWLLPGIAETPPPAALVGGGLILVGILLGMGRR, from the coding sequence GTGAGCGGGCGGACGGCGCTCGCCGCGGTGCCGGAACGGCCGCCGGTCCCCCCTCCGCTGGTGCTGCTGGTGTCGGTGCTGGCCATCAGCTGGGCGGCCCCGCTGGTGCGCTTCGCGGAGGCGCCGTCGCTCGCCGTCGCCTTCTGGCGGCTGGCGCTCTCGGTGGTCCTGATCGCGGGTGTGCTGACGGCGCGCGGCGAGTGGGGCGCGCTCCGCCGGCTGTCGCGGCGGGACCTGGGGACGGCGGCGCTGGCCGGGGTGTTCCTGGCGGGGCACTTCGCCACCTGGATCGCCTCCATCGGGCTCACCAGCGTGGCGGCGTCGGTGGTGCTGGTCTCCACGGCGCCGATCTTCGTGGCCGTTCTCTCGGCCCTCTTCCTGCGGGAGCGGCCGGGCCGCAGGCAGTGGGCGGGGATCGGGGTGGCGGTGGCCGGGGCGGCCTGGATCGGGTGGGGCGACTTCCGCGGCGGGGCGGACCCGCTGCGCGGGGACCTGCTGGCGCTCGCCGGGGCGCTGCTGGTGGCGGCGTACTACGTGCTCGGCCGGCGGCTCCGCGCGCGCATCGAGATCTGGCCCTTCGTGGGGGTGGTGTACGGGTGCGCGGCGCTGGCGCTGCTCGCCGCGCTCCCCCTGGCCGGGGTTCCGCTGGGCGGGTACCCGCCCGCTGACTGGGCGGTCTTCGCGGGGCTGGCGGTGGGGCCCATGCTGGTGGGGCACACCGGGCAGAACTGGGCGCTCCGCTACCTCCCGGCGTACGTGGTGAACCTTTCCCTGCTGGGGGAGCCGGTGGGGGCGACGCTGATCGCCTGGCTCCTCCCGGGGATCGCGGAGACACCGCCCCCGGCCGCGCTCGTCGGCGGGGGGCTGATCCTTGTGGGCATCCTGCTCGGAATGGGAAGGCGATGA
- a CDS encoding sulfite exporter TauE/SafE family protein: MTLAAVLAALGVGIVAGLLSGLIGIGGGVLIVPFLYFFYAHPALFGHPVSAGLATVVAHATSLFAIVPTAIRGTQAFHRSDLVVWPAVWPIGLASTVAAVAAAGVADRLPPQMLRVGFGVLLVFSGYRLLRQRNQAEGEVPHGSDHLRLTLPVTIGTGLVVGTFSALLGVGGGIVAIPLLMNVVGIDVRRVAGTSMGIIAITSVAGVLAYVVGGIGEPGRPPLSLGYVDVAAGMAIFLGALLSVPWGAKLNQRMNPRGLALLFGTFLVLMGLRLVLENLGAL, encoded by the coding sequence ATGACGCTCGCGGCGGTACTCGCCGCCCTCGGCGTCGGGATCGTGGCCGGGCTCCTGTCCGGCCTGATCGGGATTGGAGGAGGGGTACTCATCGTACCCTTCCTCTATTTCTTTTACGCGCACCCGGCGCTCTTCGGGCATCCGGTGAGCGCCGGGCTCGCCACCGTCGTGGCGCACGCGACCAGCCTGTTCGCCATCGTCCCCACCGCCATCCGCGGGACGCAGGCGTTCCACCGCTCCGACCTGGTGGTGTGGCCCGCCGTCTGGCCGATCGGGCTGGCGTCCACGGTCGCGGCGGTGGCCGCGGCGGGGGTCGCCGACCGGCTCCCCCCGCAGATGCTCCGGGTCGGGTTCGGGGTGCTGCTGGTCTTTTCCGGGTACCGGCTGCTCCGCCAGAGGAACCAGGCGGAGGGGGAGGTCCCCCACGGCTCCGACCACCTGCGGCTGACGCTCCCGGTCACGATCGGGACCGGCCTGGTGGTGGGTACCTTTTCGGCGCTCCTGGGGGTGGGCGGCGGGATCGTCGCCATCCCCCTGCTGATGAACGTGGTGGGGATCGACGTGCGGCGCGTGGCGGGGACCTCCATGGGGATCATCGCCATCACCTCGGTGGCCGGGGTGCTGGCCTACGTCGTGGGCGGGATCGGGGAGCCCGGCCGCCCGCCGCTCAGCCTCGGGTACGTGGACGTGGCGGCCGGAATGGCCATCTTCCTCGGGGCGCTCCTGTCCGTCCCCTGGGGGGCGAAGCTGAACCAGCGGATGAACCCGCGCGGGCTCGCCCTCCTTTTCGGCACCTTCCTCGTGCTGATGGGGCTCCGGCTGGTCCTCGAGAACCTGGGTGCGCTCTGA